A genomic region of Brevinematales bacterium contains the following coding sequences:
- a CDS encoding S8 family serine peptidase has product MKAILVIILFIFPSVIFPASVNLGLKKLSAMNQGKIEVPTKGKPGFQLLSKEGTLPVEVSVFGKGDPAAVEKWGGKVQSKSGEYFTAVIPLNAIDAIAAEPGLENLLLGSPVQTYMNTARPFIDGDQAHNAGYTGNDVIVGIVDTGIDIAHPDFLSPYGLSRILYIWDQNSSTGKAPQGFDYGTEWTKSDIDGGRCDVTDPALHGTHVAGIAAGNGAMSQGYYQGVAPSANIVFVCLDFYNSTRILDAVNYIFWRAQQLGKPCVINLSIGFHWGTHTATDPYNQYLDNLLSDANYGKSGNIIVWAAGNEGDLAMHASDTIKVLLSTAITVNVQDTFLQMVFYYSNNAIVPFALVAPGGATNIGFTSGSNPYGINISYNQMKYTDDNIYMLEIDLYNVASGNWKVVFQSGAVGAATPVNGYLTTSYPNSEFVLPDPSGTVSTFSAQKDAIAVGSMVTKTGFTNYMQDYYESASLTLHDIAYYSSMGPTADGQQKPDISAPGSYIISTLSRTDAPPPGNTKVNDYYFGQQGTSMAAPVVTGIIAILLEKEPTLTVDQLRTLLANTAKASAPYKTDPGTWDNKFGYGVANLAQLLTTDASTPVFNAKVVNNVLNFSKATDNFTTVQFTANSSQINKNLSIKVYDQSGNMIQNLGDTTISGVEVIKYEWDGNDITGRKVSAGVYFIMVQVDGETVRYPVLVVN; this is encoded by the coding sequence TTGAAAGCGATACTTGTCATCATCCTATTTATATTTCCATCGGTCATCTTCCCCGCTTCGGTCAATCTCGGCCTCAAGAAACTATCCGCCATGAATCAGGGAAAGATAGAAGTCCCGACGAAGGGCAAGCCCGGATTTCAGCTGCTTTCTAAAGAGGGGACTTTACCCGTAGAGGTATCGGTATTCGGGAAGGGCGACCCGGCGGCGGTCGAGAAATGGGGCGGGAAAGTCCAGTCCAAGAGCGGGGAATATTTCACCGCGGTCATCCCGCTGAATGCCATCGACGCGATAGCCGCGGAACCGGGTCTGGAAAATCTCCTGCTCGGAAGCCCTGTCCAGACCTATATGAACACCGCCCGCCCGTTTATCGACGGCGACCAGGCGCATAACGCGGGCTATACCGGAAACGACGTGATTGTCGGGATAGTGGACACCGGCATCGATATCGCGCACCCGGACTTCCTCTCCCCCTACGGGCTGTCGCGCATCCTCTATATCTGGGATCAGAACTCGAGCACGGGTAAGGCTCCGCAGGGATTCGACTACGGGACGGAATGGACGAAAAGCGATATAGACGGCGGAAGGTGCGATGTTACCGACCCCGCTCTCCACGGCACCCATGTCGCGGGCATCGCGGCGGGTAACGGCGCGATGTCGCAGGGATACTACCAGGGAGTCGCCCCGTCGGCGAATATCGTCTTCGTCTGCCTCGATTTTTATAACAGCACGCGTATCCTCGACGCGGTCAATTATATCTTCTGGCGCGCGCAGCAGCTCGGAAAACCCTGCGTCATCAACCTCAGTATCGGATTCCACTGGGGCACCCATACCGCGACCGACCCGTATAACCAGTACCTCGACAACCTGCTGAGCGACGCAAACTACGGGAAGAGCGGAAACATTATCGTATGGGCCGCCGGTAACGAAGGCGATTTGGCGATGCATGCCTCAGACACTATAAAAGTATTATTGAGTACAGCTATCACGGTCAACGTACAGGATACGTTTTTACAGATGGTGTTTTACTATTCCAATAACGCGATAGTCCCGTTCGCGCTGGTCGCTCCCGGAGGAGCGACAAACATCGGGTTCACCAGCGGGTCTAACCCTTACGGGATCAATATTTCCTACAACCAGATGAAATATACCGACGATAATATTTATATGCTGGAAATCGACCTGTATAATGTCGCCTCCGGGAATTGGAAGGTCGTGTTCCAAAGCGGCGCGGTCGGCGCGGCTACCCCCGTGAACGGGTATCTGACTACCTCCTACCCGAACAGCGAGTTCGTACTGCCGGATCCTTCCGGTACGGTCTCGACATTCTCCGCGCAGAAGGACGCTATCGCAGTCGGTTCGATGGTCACCAAAACAGGGTTCACCAATTACATGCAGGATTATTACGAGTCCGCGAGTCTGACTCTTCACGATATCGCGTACTACTCCAGTATGGGGCCGACCGCCGACGGACAGCAGAAGCCCGATATATCGGCGCCGGGGTCGTACATCATCTCCACCCTCTCGCGTACCGACGCGCCCCCGCCGGGCAACACAAAAGTGAACGATTACTACTTCGGACAGCAGGGCACCAGTATGGCGGCGCCGGTGGTAACCGGGATTATCGCGATACTGCTGGAAAAGGAACCTACCCTGACGGTCGATCAATTACGGACGCTCCTCGCGAATACCGCGAAGGCCAGCGCGCCGTATAAGACCGACCCCGGCACATGGGATAATAAGTTCGGTTACGGGGTGGCGAACCTCGCCCAGCTTCTGACGACCGACGCGTCGACGCCGGTCTTTAACGCCAAAGTGGTCAACAATGTGCTTAATTTCTCCAAGGCGACCGATAATTTCACGACCGTGCAGTTTACGGCGAATTCGTCGCAGATCAATAAAAACCTCTCGATCAAGGTCTACGACCAGTCGGGAAATATGATACAGAATTTAGGCGATACTACTATCAGCGGAGTCGAGGTAATCAAATATGAATGGGACGGAAACGACATCACAGGCAGAAAAGTGTCCGCGGGCGTGTATTTTATCATGGTTCAGGTGGACGGTGAAACTGTCCGTTATCCTGTGCTTGTGGTTAATTAG
- a CDS encoding patatin-like phospholipase family protein has protein sequence MGLINDLWKNRFRKRVLTEGVAVALGSGGLKGFFHIGVLQALDEAGIPVRMIAGTSAGAIAGCAYAAGIPVEEIIDFAAHINMGSIFTLGNPVLPKSGLLKASSVIDFLRKYIKPNHFIEMKIPLYIIATDIMTGEAVVLHEGDVPLAVRASVSVPAVFEPVIINNRILVDGGITENLPVHTLRQHWKGLIFASSLTAPLAPAADIQIKKTRKPLIHFIKSLPVFSAVPWLEDTEFQSVESHWAAILLRAWDIMALENYSVKIKQFPPDMLVTVDSECNPGLDDLNEKSILKIIARGKEKTLICLKEAGVL, from the coding sequence ATGGGGTTAATTAACGATTTATGGAAAAACCGGTTCCGTAAGAGGGTTCTGACCGAGGGCGTGGCCGTCGCGTTAGGATCGGGCGGGCTGAAGGGCTTCTTTCATATCGGCGTATTACAGGCGCTCGACGAGGCGGGTATCCCGGTACGGATGATCGCGGGAACCAGCGCCGGAGCGATAGCGGGGTGCGCGTATGCGGCGGGAATTCCGGTCGAGGAAATCATCGATTTCGCCGCGCATATCAATATGGGAAGCATCTTCACTCTGGGAAATCCCGTCCTGCCGAAAAGCGGCCTCCTGAAAGCAAGTTCCGTCATCGACTTTCTGCGTAAGTATATCAAACCCAACCATTTCATCGAAATGAAGATTCCGCTCTATATAATAGCGACCGATATTATGACCGGCGAGGCTGTGGTGCTGCATGAGGGTGACGTACCCCTCGCGGTGCGCGCGAGCGTATCCGTCCCCGCCGTGTTCGAGCCGGTCATCATCAACAACCGCATCCTGGTCGACGGCGGTATCACGGAAAACCTGCCGGTGCATACCCTGCGCCAGCATTGGAAAGGGCTGATATTCGCGTCCTCGCTTACCGCGCCGCTCGCCCCAGCGGCGGATATCCAGATCAAGAAGACCCGGAAACCGCTCATCCACTTTATCAAATCTCTCCCGGTCTTTAGCGCCGTCCCGTGGCTGGAGGATACCGAGTTCCAGAGCGTGGAATCGCACTGGGCGGCGATTCTTCTGCGCGCATGGGATATTATGGCGTTGGAGAACTACTCCGTGAAGATAAAACAATTCCCGCCGGATATGCTCGTCACCGTCGATTCCGAATGTAATCCCGGATTGGACGATCTGAATGAGAAATCCATCCTGAAGATCATCGCGCGCGGTAAAGAAAAGACTCTCATTTGTCTAAAAGAGGCCGGCGTGTTATAA
- a CDS encoding ribulose-phosphate 3-epimerase, giving the protein MIAESNIKVSPSIFAADFYSISEAVGLVKRSGADGIHYDVMDNRFVPNISFGPKFIADVAAKSGLPGDAHLMIDLSRGIEPYLALPVDLITIHIEAFDGNSADTRVREMLGSIRAAGKKAGISIKPATPADAVTPYLGLIDLVLVMSVEPGFSGQKFMPESLDKIRRLREITGEREISIQVDGGVSRDNYQLLLDAGADFLVIGSAFFSDTDPAGWMKDIHGHK; this is encoded by the coding sequence TTGATAGCCGAATCGAACATAAAAGTATCTCCGTCGATATTCGCGGCGGACTTTTACTCGATCAGCGAGGCAGTCGGGCTGGTTAAACGCTCCGGCGCCGACGGGATTCATTACGACGTGATGGATAACCGCTTCGTCCCGAATATTTCGTTCGGCCCGAAGTTTATCGCCGACGTCGCCGCAAAGAGCGGTCTCCCCGGAGACGCGCATCTGATGATCGACCTCTCGCGGGGCATCGAACCGTACCTCGCGCTTCCCGTAGACCTGATTACCATACATATTGAAGCGTTCGATGGCAACTCCGCCGATACGCGAGTCCGGGAGATGCTCGGCTCAATCCGCGCTGCGGGCAAAAAAGCCGGGATTTCCATCAAGCCCGCGACCCCGGCGGACGCGGTGACTCCCTATCTCGGCCTCATCGACCTCGTGCTGGTAATGAGCGTGGAGCCGGGGTTCTCCGGGCAGAAATTTATGCCCGAATCGCTCGATAAAATCCGCCGCCTCCGGGAGATTACCGGGGAACGGGAAATTTCGATACAGGTCGACGGCGGCGTATCCCGCGATAACTACCAACTCCTGCTCGACGCGGGCGCGGATTTCCTCGTGATCGGTTCGGCGTTCTTCAGCGATACCGACCCGGCGGGGTGGATGAAGGATATTCACGGGCATAAATAG
- a CDS encoding PASTA domain-containing protein has protein sequence MQGNVKKIGFFQRLLIKLKSPTENKHTDIYTRFLRKMLFFAVLAGALAIITVFAVLTIKSIGTPLTKVPSVIGMNVVDAALALEERGLVVQIDKKFDKTIDRFIVVEQYPSPGITVREDRVVKILVSMGKDTFIVPDLIGMNRNEAESILKQNKITYTVKIIQASEYQTNVVISQDLKAGQEVERFVKLQLLVNSDVKKDEYRVADFSKQPLEIAVKDIFDAGIIPKLEKVVTDLTEEDGLVLGQDIPPNSVIKKNSSVTLKVGVYGKDDMEKAKYTYHIFRYYLTKSSVPDLGTGASAGPSAQIKITVDDELNSEREIMNMPIEYNNWIVVTFKSFGKTSLYLTANSTFLREEKY, from the coding sequence ATGCAGGGTAATGTGAAAAAAATCGGATTCTTCCAGCGTCTTTTAATTAAACTGAAGTCCCCAACGGAAAACAAGCATACGGACATATACACCCGCTTTCTGCGGAAAATGCTCTTTTTCGCGGTACTCGCGGGCGCGCTCGCGATTATCACCGTATTCGCCGTACTGACGATTAAAAGTATCGGTACGCCGTTGACGAAAGTCCCGTCGGTAATCGGGATGAACGTCGTAGACGCCGCGCTTGCGCTCGAGGAACGCGGGCTGGTCGTGCAGATCGACAAAAAGTTCGACAAAACCATCGACCGTTTCATCGTCGTGGAACAGTATCCCAGCCCCGGTATCACCGTCCGCGAGGATCGCGTGGTCAAAATCCTCGTCAGTATGGGTAAGGATACCTTTATCGTGCCCGACCTGATCGGGATGAACCGCAACGAGGCGGAATCGATACTCAAACAGAATAAGATCACCTATACGGTCAAGATCATCCAGGCCAGCGAGTACCAGACGAATGTGGTCATCAGCCAGGATCTCAAGGCCGGGCAGGAAGTCGAGCGTTTCGTGAAACTCCAGCTTCTCGTCAACTCCGACGTGAAGAAGGACGAATACCGTGTCGCCGACTTCTCGAAACAGCCCCTCGAGATCGCCGTGAAGGATATTTTCGACGCGGGCATCATTCCCAAGCTGGAAAAAGTCGTCACCGACCTGACCGAAGAGGACGGGCTTGTGCTCGGGCAGGATATACCGCCGAACTCCGTCATCAAGAAGAATTCCTCCGTCACCCTCAAGGTCGGGGTTTACGGTAAGGACGATATGGAAAAAGCGAAGTACACTTATCATATATTCCGGTATTACCTGACCAAGTCTTCCGTGCCCGATCTCGGGACAGGCGCATCGGCCGGGCCGTCGGCGCAGATCAAGATTACGGTCGACGACGAACTCAACAGCGAACGCGAAATTATGAATATGCCGATCGAGTACAATAACTGGATCGTGGTCACCTTTAAATCGTTCGGGAAGACCTCGCTCTACCTGACCGCGAACAGCACGTTCCTCCGAGAGGAAAAGTATTGA
- a CDS encoding methionyl-tRNA formyltransferase, protein MRLVFWGSSGFSVPSLELLSRSHTIAAVVTNPDKPVGRHGELHPTPVKTFAIEHGIPCLQPATLRDGALNTPLAEISPDLSVIVSYGRIIPEDLIYLPKHHSVNLHASLLPKYRGASPIQSALLHGETVTGNTVQFITKELDKGDIILREETLIQPDDTYAALSEKLAAGGAKLLLRAVEGIGNGNVSRTPQDDSLASYCSIIRREDGYIRFADETAGDIMNKFRAYFPWPGIYTDFHDEKSRKLIRVSFTKIGINDKILGAPGTVLKAGKDGLIIGCKENSISVETVKPAGKNEMNAAAFVNGYRPGIGLLF, encoded by the coding sequence ATGAGGCTTGTCTTCTGGGGCAGTTCCGGTTTCTCAGTCCCGTCGCTCGAACTCCTGAGCCGCAGTCATACGATCGCCGCGGTAGTGACCAACCCCGATAAGCCGGTCGGACGGCACGGCGAACTTCACCCCACCCCGGTTAAAACTTTCGCGATAGAGCACGGTATCCCGTGCCTCCAGCCCGCGACGCTCAGGGACGGCGCGCTGAACACCCCGCTCGCGGAGATTTCACCCGACCTGTCGGTCATTGTTTCCTACGGCAGGATTATCCCCGAAGACCTGATCTATCTGCCGAAACACCATTCCGTCAACCTGCACGCATCCCTGCTCCCGAAGTACCGGGGCGCGTCGCCGATACAGTCCGCGCTCCTGCATGGCGAAACAGTCACGGGGAACACGGTGCAGTTTATCACTAAAGAACTCGACAAGGGCGATATTATCCTCCGGGAGGAGACCCTCATACAGCCGGACGACACCTACGCCGCCCTGTCGGAGAAACTCGCCGCAGGCGGCGCGAAGCTCCTGCTCCGCGCGGTCGAAGGCATCGGGAATGGAAATGTTTCCCGTACCCCGCAGGACGACTCGCTCGCCTCCTACTGCTCTATCATCAGACGCGAGGACGGGTATATCCGCTTCGCCGACGAGACCGCCGGGGATATTATGAACAAATTCCGCGCGTATTTCCCGTGGCCGGGTATCTATACGGACTTCCACGATGAAAAATCCCGAAAACTAATCCGTGTTTCTTTTACGAAAATCGGAATTAATGATAAAATATTGGGCGCACCGGGAACAGTCCTAAAAGCCGGAAAAGACGGCCTGATTATCGGCTGTAAGGAAAATTCAATTTCGGTGGAAACGGTCAAGCCGGCGGGAAAGAACGAGATGAACGCCGCCGCTTTCGTGAACGGTTACAGGCCGGGTATCGGCTTATTATTTTAA
- the def gene encoding peptide deformylase, which yields MAVLKMRTYGDPVLRKRAEDVSELNDEILKYIVDLEDTLGKQNGIGLAAPQVGIPKRIFVVDLRPSKEDKRIALINPEIIDRSSNVIEREEGCLSVPEVWGSVIRPESIKIKGMLPNGRIVTIRAEGLYARALQHEFDHLEGVLFIDYLSTGELDKNRDLIDQIIDKNRKKLDRIQI from the coding sequence ATGGCCGTATTGAAGATGCGCACTTATGGAGACCCGGTTCTCAGGAAGCGCGCGGAAGATGTATCCGAACTCAACGATGAAATACTGAAATATATTGTCGATCTGGAAGACACGCTTGGCAAGCAGAACGGGATCGGGCTTGCCGCCCCCCAGGTGGGTATTCCCAAACGTATCTTCGTCGTCGACCTCAGGCCGTCGAAGGAAGATAAGCGCATCGCGCTCATCAACCCGGAGATCATCGACCGTTCGTCCAACGTGATCGAGCGCGAGGAAGGGTGCCTGTCCGTCCCCGAGGTATGGGGAAGCGTCATCCGTCCGGAATCGATCAAGATCAAGGGGATGCTTCCCAACGGGCGTATCGTGACAATCCGCGCCGAGGGTCTCTATGCCCGCGCGCTCCAGCATGAATTCGACCATCTCGAGGGAGTCCTGTTTATCGACTACCTCAGCACAGGCGAGCTCGATAAAAACAGGGATCTGATCGACCAGATAATCGATAAGAACCGGAAGAAACTGGACCGGATTCAGATATGA
- the mnmA gene encoding tRNA 2-thiouridine(34) synthase MnmA translates to MPKVLIGMSGGVDSSTAAYLLQKDGYHVEGVTFDTGFCIRCRRCHHDIQNPPKSDLPGADEAAKVCRHLGIPHHIVRLGHEFQSKVVRYFLDAYPKGLTPNPCVLCNRTIKFGALMDYALSRGADFLATGHYVRTGERGGNRMLMRGADGSKDQSYFLSYVESSRLDKILFPLGSYIKPDVRKIAEDAGLPVPPPSGESQDICFVQGDYRDFLRRNGITETPGDFILDGKVAGAHHGIPFYSYGQRRGHGVAAGRRVFVREFDLENNRLILGEVPISREFDTGELNIFTPEFTDGEYDIQVRYQSRIARGKVQIDDGTAHVELDEPYEIIAPGQFAVFYKDDYIYAAGQISQVELFA, encoded by the coding sequence ATGCCAAAAGTTCTGATAGGGATGAGCGGGGGAGTCGACAGTTCCACCGCCGCGTACCTGCTTCAAAAGGACGGCTACCATGTCGAGGGGGTGACGTTCGACACCGGATTCTGTATCCGCTGCCGGAGATGCCACCACGATATCCAAAACCCCCCGAAAAGCGACCTCCCCGGCGCCGACGAGGCCGCGAAGGTCTGCCGCCATCTCGGTATCCCGCACCACATTGTCCGCCTCGGGCATGAGTTCCAGTCGAAGGTCGTGCGGTACTTCCTCGACGCCTACCCGAAGGGTCTGACCCCCAACCCCTGCGTCCTCTGCAACCGTACTATCAAGTTCGGCGCATTGATGGATTACGCGTTATCGCGCGGCGCGGACTTCCTCGCGACCGGGCATTACGTGCGTACCGGGGAACGCGGCGGAAACAGGATGCTGATGCGGGGCGCGGACGGTTCGAAGGACCAGTCGTATTTCCTCTCCTATGTCGAAAGTTCACGCCTCGATAAAATCCTTTTCCCGCTGGGTAGTTATATCAAGCCGGATGTCCGTAAAATAGCCGAGGACGCCGGCCTCCCCGTGCCGCCGCCCTCGGGGGAGAGCCAGGATATCTGCTTCGTGCAGGGCGATTACCGCGACTTCCTCCGCAGGAACGGGATCACCGAAACCCCCGGAGATTTTATCCTCGACGGGAAAGTCGCGGGCGCGCATCACGGGATACCGTTCTATTCCTACGGCCAGCGCCGCGGTCACGGGGTCGCCGCCGGGCGCAGGGTATTCGTGCGGGAGTTCGATCTGGAGAATAATCGCCTCATACTGGGGGAGGTTCCGATATCGCGGGAGTTCGACACGGGGGAACTGAATATCTTCACGCCGGAGTTTACGGACGGGGAATACGACATTCAGGTGCGTTACCAGTCCAGGATCGCGCGCGGTAAGGTGCAAATCGACGACGGGACGGCACATGTCGAACTGGACGAACCGTATGAAATAATCGCGCCGGGGCAGTTCGCCGTGTTTTATAAAGACGACTATATCTATGCGGCTGGGCAGATATCCCAAGTAGAATTATTTGCTTGA
- a CDS encoding Gfo/Idh/MocA family oxidoreductase: MIKLGIIGAGRIVTETHLPVIESLRDRIAIAGVYSPSGESAARTGYPAYPSPEAALADSTDALLIAAPILYNSGWIIRGLRAGKTVLCEKPAIAALAERDIFNSLPPELAGRCMIAENQLFFDFFTDLKKRLDGGEYGSPRGFSYCVERNYLPGEVPYLDAEWRRKPSHTGGFLYDWGVHHFSMIARLFPGLRMQRGKLSGGAEDGCPSRAEWELGDCGLMGTFVIDYRSPDKTDKFTLTTDIGALDITRERTRFIPISGESVEYEYPANRLEDSFVRQWEMFIRFAEGGSANPHPLAEGLDEAVRFLECYAGSQFA; the protein is encoded by the coding sequence ATGATAAAACTAGGCATTATCGGCGCGGGGCGGATTGTCACCGAAACCCATCTGCCTGTTATCGAATCGTTGCGGGACAGGATTGCAATCGCGGGAGTATATTCCCCGTCGGGCGAAAGCGCGGCGCGCACCGGGTATCCGGCGTACCCGTCCCCCGAGGCCGCGCTCGCGGACAGCACGGACGCGCTCCTGATCGCGGCTCCGATTCTTTATAACTCCGGGTGGATCATACGCGGCCTCCGCGCGGGAAAGACCGTGCTCTGCGAGAAGCCCGCTATCGCGGCGCTTGCGGAGCGGGATATTTTCAATTCCCTGCCGCCGGAGCTTGCGGGACGCTGCATGATCGCGGAGAACCAGCTCTTTTTCGACTTTTTTACCGATCTGAAAAAACGTCTGGACGGCGGCGAATACGGAAGCCCGCGCGGGTTTTCCTACTGCGTCGAACGGAATTACCTGCCGGGCGAAGTCCCGTACCTCGACGCGGAATGGCGGCGGAAACCGTCGCATACCGGGGGCTTCCTGTACGACTGGGGCGTGCATCATTTTTCGATGATCGCCCGACTGTTCCCGGGACTGCGGATGCAACGGGGCAAACTTTCCGGCGGGGCCGAGGATGGATGCCCGTCGCGCGCGGAATGGGAGCTCGGGGATTGCGGCCTCATGGGCACGTTTGTGATCGATTACCGTTCGCCCGACAAGACGGACAAATTCACCCTGACGACCGATATCGGCGCGCTCGATATCACGCGGGAGCGGACGAGGTTCATCCCCATATCGGGCGAGAGTGTCGAGTATGAATATCCCGCGAACCGTCTCGAGGATTCGTTCGTCCGGCAATGGGAGATGTTTATACGTTTCGCGGAGGGCGGGAGCGCGAACCCGCATCCGTTGGCGGAGGGTCTCGACGAGGCGGTGCGGTTTTTGGAATGTTACGCCGGATCGCAATTCGCGTAG